One Vigna unguiculata cultivar IT97K-499-35 chromosome 7, ASM411807v1, whole genome shotgun sequence genomic region harbors:
- the LOC114189558 gene encoding armadillo repeat-containing protein LFR yields MQKREQGKSGGSAGGGAAPPAKRGRPFGSGSSSASASASAADSAAPSTLLGPSLHVHNSFADQNNKRIVLAIQSGLKSELTWALNTLTLLSFKEKDDMRKDATPLAKIPGLLDALLQVIDDWRDIALPKELAKSTRVRTLGANSVVTGFGNEYEALGSTGAHHRPGVGSGSAGTESTQHSGVTRSRFTELWLDEDGLFNLDDEGRAEKQQCAVAASNIIRNFSFMPDNEVIMAQHRHCLETAFQCIEDHLVEDDELVTNALETIVNLAPLLDLRIFSSSKPSFIKITEKRAVQAIMGMLESAVKAWHCAAAELLGRLIINPDNEPFLLPFFPQIHKRLIDLISMPALDAQAAAIGALYNLAEVNMDCRLKIANERWAIDRLLKVIKTPHPVPEVCRKAAMILESLVSEPQNRSLLLAYENAFAEILFTDGRYSDTFARILYELTSRPNNKVATARGIWGM; encoded by the exons ATGCAGAAGAGGGAACAGGGCAAGTCCGGTGGATCCGCCGGAGGCGGGGCGGCGCCACCGGCCAAGAGGGGCCGTCCATTCGGAAGCGGAAGCAGCAGTGCCTCCGCCTCGGCTTCCGCTGCCGATTCGGCGGCTCCGTCAACCCTTCTTGGTCCTTCCCTTCACGTTCACAACTCCTTTGCCG ATCAGAACAATAAAAGAATCGTTCTGGCTATTCAAAGTGGTCTGAAGAGTGAGCTGACCTGGGCTCTGAATACTCTTACGCTGCTCTCATTTAAAGAAAAGGATGACATGCGAAAGGATGCAACTCCTCTTGCGAAAATTCCTGGCTTGCTTGATGCGCTCCTTCAAGTT ATAGACGATTGGCGGGATATAGCACTCCCAAAAGAATTAGCCAAGTCAACAAGAGTCAGAACATTAGGTGCTAATTCTGTTGTGACTGGATTTGGGAATGAATATGAGGCGTTGGGCTCGACTGGTGCTCACCACCGCCCTGG TGTAGGATCTGGCTCAGCTGGTACAGAATCAACACAGCACAGCGGTGTGACAAGATCTCGTTTTACAGAGTTATGGCTTGATGAAGATGGTCTGTTTAATTTAGATGATGAAGGGCGAGCAGAAAAACAGCAATGTGCTGTTGCTGCTTCCAATATCATTAGGAACTTCTCTTTCATGCCAGATAATGAAGTTATAATGGCCCAACATCGTCATTGTTTGGAAACGGCCTTCCAATGCATAGAAGATCATCTTGTTG AGGATGACGAACTTGTCACAAATGCTTTGGAGACAATTGTTAACTTAGCTCCACTGCTGGATCTTCGAATATTTAGCTCATCCAAAccatcatttattaaaataac AGAGAAACGGGCAGTTCAGGCTATTATGGGGATGTTGGAATCTGCAGTCAAAGCCTGGCATTGTGCTGCCGCTGAATTACTTGGGCGTTTGATCATTAATCCTGACAATGAACCTTTCTTGCTTCCATTTTTTCCGCAG ATACACAAGCGATTAATTGATCTCATCAGCATGCCGGCATTAGATGCACAGGCAGCTGCTATAGGTGCACTCTATAACCTTGCAGAAGTTAATATGGACTGCAGGTTGAAGATTGCTAACGAGCGATG GGCTATTGATCGATTGCTTAAAGTGATAAAGACACCACATCCGGTTCCAGAAGTTTGCCGGAAAGCTGCCATGATATTGGAAAGCCTAGTTTCTGAACCGCAGAACAGAAGTTTGCTGCTAGCCTATGAGAATGCCTTTGCTGAGATACTTTTCACTGATGGAAGATATTCTGATACATTTGCAAGGATATTGTACGAACTAACATCTAGACCAAATAACAAAGTGGCAACGGCTCGTGGCATATGGGGTATGTAA